Below is a genomic region from Streptomyces ferrugineus.
CGAGAGGGTGAGGGTGCCGACGTCGGGGTTCTTGGAGTCGCGGACGGCGATGTGGGGGGTGAGGGGGGCGACCTCCACGCAGTCGCCGCCACTGCTGCTGCTGTACGACGACTTGCGCCAGACGGCGCCGCCGAGGGGGGCACACTCGACGCAGTCGCCGCCGCTGCTGCCGCTGTAGCTGGACTTACGCCACGTCGCGCTCCTCAGCTGCTGGCTGGTCTCCATAGCGCTCCTCCATCACGTGGGCGATCAGCTCTGCCGAGTCCCGTACCGAGAGCGCGGCAGCTCGCAGTTGATCGTAATGGAGCCAGCCCTCGCTGACACTGTCCGGATTGGCCGTCATGTGCCCCTGGATGAAGTCCTCGGTGTAGACGACGTCCGGGTCGTCGTCGAAGCGCAGGAGGTTGAAGGCGCCCGGCAGTCCCGGGTGTTCCCCCGCCGAGAACGGCAGCACCTGGATCTTCAGGCGCCGTTGGTCCCGGAAGCTCAACAGGTGCGCGAGTTGGCTTCGCATCACCTCCCGGCCGCCCATGGGCCGGTACAGCACCGCCTCGTCGAGCACCACCCACACCAGCGGCGGCTTCTCCTTCTGCACGATGCGCTGCCGTTCCATGCGGGCCGCGACCCGCTCGTCCAGGTTCTCCGGTTGGGGCGCGCCCAGCACCGCCCGCGCGTACTCCTCCGTCTGCAGAAGGCCGTACACCACCTGCGACTGATACGTGGAGATGTACGTCGCCTTCGCCTCCATCTCCGCGTACGGCTGAAACCACGTCGGCAGTTGGCTCCGCAGAACCAACCCCACCAGCCGCGAAAAGCAGCCGTCCGTCAGCAGCGCCGCATCCGCGCGCTCCGCGAACTCCCGCGTCGGCACCTTGTGGGCGGTCTCGATCTGGCCCACCAGGGAGCCGGTGCAGAAGATGCAGTCGCCCAGGTCCCCCTGGGACATCCCCGCCGACTCCCGGTAACGGCGCAGCTCGGAGCCGAAGTAGTCCAGCGGCGAGGCGGTGGGGTCGAGTTTGCGGATGTTGGGCATGCGGCGGTCACCCCCAGGTCAGAACGCGGCGCGGCGTTCATTTCGGTCTGTAGCCGAGCGTAATCACATGACTCCACGCTGGTGGCATGAATCACGTAACTGCCCGGCCGGAGGAAGGACTTGGCCCCCGGTACGGCGCCACCTTCCCCATCCTCGGCGAGCACTCCGCCCGGCACCTGCGCCGCATCCTCCGCCTGTACCTCGCCGCCTGGGGGATGGACGACCTGTACGACCCGGCGTCCCTCGCGCTCACCGAGCTGCTCGCCAATGTCGTACGCCACTGTCCCGACCGGCGTGCCGCGGTGCTGATCCTGCGACTGCCGGAGGGGCGGGGACTGCGCGTCGAGGTCACCGACGCGAGCCCGTACCCGCCGTTGTCCACAGCTGTGGACGAACTCGCGGACGGCGGGCGCGGAGTGGTGATCGTCGATGCCGTCACGGATCGGTGGGGGTGGGTTCCCTTGACCGACCGGCCCGGCAAGACCGTCTGGTTCGAGTGCGACACCAAGGCCGCGGGAGAACGTGAGGTGAACGACGAACGGCGCGAGAGGGACGGGTGTTGACGCCGCGAGGAACATCCCCCCGAAACGCCGAGGACGATTGATCGCCCTGAGCAAACCATGTCGCCGATCAATTCCGCGGTCTCCAGTCTCGGTCTCGTCCCGCCGGACTCCCGGCAGAACGAACCGAACCAAGCGAACTACTGGAGCACCCCACATGTCACAGACAGCCAAGCCCCGCCGACGGTCCCGTCTCGCCCAGGCCGCCGTCGTCCTGGGCAGCGCCGCCGCCCTGACCGTCGGCCTGACGGGCAGCGCGAGCGCCGGCGTCCTGAACCCGCTGCCGTGGAACGCGAGCACCTTCCAGAGCAAGTACATGCCGCGGTTCGACTACGACACGGACGGCTGCTTCCCCGCGGCGGCGGTGGACGCGGGCGGACACCTCAACGGCGGCCTCAAGAACAGCGGCTCGATCACCGGCCAGTGCCGGGACGGCCACCTCGGCAGAGCCAACACGTACTCGCAGTCCCTGTGCAGGAACGGCTGGTGTGCGTACGTCTACGCGCTCTACTTCGAGAAGGACCAGACGCTCAACGGCGCCGACGCCTTCGGGCACCGCCACGACTGGGAGTCCGTCGTGGTCTTCCAGAAGCAGGGCGAGGAGCGCCCCCGTTACCTGGCCGCCTCCCGGCACGGCGGCTACAGCACCCACCCGATCAACGAGGTGCCGATGGACGGCAACCACGTCAAGATCGTGTACCACAAGGACGGCGCGAGCACCCACGCCTTCCGCTTCGCCAAGTGGGGCGAGGACACGGAGGCCTGGGGCCCGGGCAACCAGTGGGACACCCCGGCCCTGGTCACCATGGAACAAATGGACAAGACGCCGCGCGACGCCCTGTGGAACTCCACGTGGGGCCGGGCCAACTTCCCGCTGACCAACAACCTGGTCAGCAACATCAACAAGGCCCGGCCGGGTGAGGTCCCCGCGTTCTGACGCACCCTCCGGACCGGCTGGCTGTCACCCGCTGCTGACCTGCAACTGCTCCAGCCGCTGATGGACGTTCTCCAGGGCGCCTCGCCGGCGCCCCGGCACCTTGCTCCTCAGCTCCGCGAGAGCGGACCCCAGTTCGCGCGCGAGCGCCGTGTCGCGGATCTGCCCCCACTGGTGGTGGGCGCGGTCAACCGCGTCCTCCACCGCGGGCGCGTCCGGGGCCTGCCCCGCGGTGAGCCGCGCCGAGGCGACCGACAGCCACGCCCGGCAACTGCGCACCGGATCCCCCGCCAGCATCGCCAGATCGGCCCGCACCTCACTCCAGTGCAGCCCCTCCGAAGAACCGGGCCCATACACCTGCACCGCCCTGAGCTCCTCCCGAGCGGCCAACTCATCGGCATCATCGTGCCGCCCGGCCTGGACGGCGGTGGTGATGGCGTCGTGGGGGTCGTCCCCACCCCGGACGGAGTTGGGTGACGGAGGCTGGGTGGAACTCGGCGCCGGGGATTGGGCGGGGCTCAGGGCCGGGGGCTCGGCAGCGTCGAGCGTCGGGGGCTGAGGGGAACTGGGCGCCGAGGGCTGGGCGGGGTCGAGGGCCGGGCTCCGCTTGGGGCCGGGCGGGACGGTCGGTTCGGGTGTCGGCGGGGTGCTCGGCAGGGGCGTCAGCACCAGGGTTGGTGGGTTGCTCGGCACGGGGGGAGGTGTGGGGCTCGGGGGGTTGCTCGGGGCGGGGGTGGGCGAGGCGCTCGTCGCGGGCGTCGGCGCAGGGTCCGGCGAAGCGCTCGTCGCGGGCGTCGGTGAGGGGGCCGGCACGGCAGTCGCCTCCAGCGTCGCCTCAGTCTCCGGAGCGGAGGCCGGCGCGGAGGTCGGCACGGCGGCCGTCGTGGGCATCGGCGCGGAGGCTCGTCCGTCGGCCGGTGCAGCAGTCGCCGCGGAGGCGGGTGCGGAGGTCGGCAAGGGAGTTGGCGCAGGGGCCAGTAGCCCGCCCGGTGCTGAAGCCGGTGTCGGTGGCTGCGTCGGGGTCTGGGCCGTCAGGATGATGTCCGTGCCCGGGCCGGAGTCCGGGGAGATGCGGGCCAGGGCATGTTGGTGCAGGTGGTCCAGTGGTGGGCGGTGGCCGCTGCGCAGGAGGGTCGCCACCGCCTTCATGTACGCGGGGCCCGCCACCGTACGGCGGCTCGGCGGTGGGGCGATACGGCCGTACACCGCGCTGTTGCGGCCGGAGTCGAGGGGGTTGGCGCACAGCCACTCCCAGGTCTCCGCGTCGGCGTGCAGATCGACGAGCAGGGACGTCGAGCCCGGTGCGCGCAGGCGCAGTTCCTCGCGGAACCAGTGCCAGGGGAACCCGGTGTAGCGGACCGTGGCCGGGGTGGAGCGGGCCAGTGCGAGGTGGGGCAGGTGCTGGCGGCGGTCCAGCTGCAGTTGGCCGGCGACGAACACCGTGAGCGGGCCGGGGGCGGTCGCGGCGGCCCGCAGGCGGGTCAGGACGGCCTGCGGCTCCAGCGGGTCGGCGAGTTCGACGACGTTCGCGGTGTCGGTGCCGGACAGCACGGCCGGCGGCACCGCGGCCAGGACCGGGAGCACGGACGCCGCGTCCACCAGACAGCCCTTGCCCGCCGGTGAGGCGGCGAGCAGCAGCACGGTTCCGGGCATCGGTCCCTCCCCATCCCCCGTCGATCACGTACGGCAGCACCGTAACCGCTGCTGGTGCAAAGGGGGGATCTCAAGCCTGCAAACGTCCGTTTCCGTCCCCATTCCCCGCATTCCCCACGCCACTTCTCCGCCGTACCGCGAACACCGTCGTGTCATCGGCCAGCCGCCCGCCGCAGTGCCGCAGCGTGCGCTCCCGCACGAACGCGACCAGCCGCGGGGGCCACCCGAGGTCGGGGTCGGCGGCGACGGCCTCGGCGAGGTCGGCGGCGAGCGGGTAGAAGTCGCCGGCGCCGTCCCGCGCCTCGGTCACCCCGTCCGTGGTCAGCAGCAGCGTCTCGCCGGGGCGCAGCGGCACGCGAAGGACGGGCGGCGGGCCGTCGGCGGGGGCGAGTTCGCCCATGCCGAGGGGCAGGCCGTGGTCGGGCGGCAGGGACCGCACCCCGCCGGACCCGACGACGAGCGGGCATTCATGGCCGAGGACGACGGCGTCCACCACGTCCCGGTCCCCGTCGGGGAAGCCGATCAGCACGGCGGTGGCGAACCGATCGCCGTCCTCCCTGCCGAGGGCCACCCGCATCCGGCAGTGCCGCCGCATCCGCTCCTCCAGCCGTGCGGCGACCGCCGCGAGGTCCGGTTCGTGGTAGCCGGCCTCGCGGAAGGTGCCGAGCAGCGCGGCCGCCGCCTCCACCGCGCCCAGCCCCTTGCCCTGGACGTCGCCGAGGATGACGCGGGTGCCGTACCGGCCGGACTGGATGTCGTAGAAGTCGCCGCCGACCCTCGCCTCGCTGTCGGCGGCGAGATAGACGGCCGCGTGCTCCAGGCCGCCCCAGCCCGGCGGCAGCGGGCGCAGCACGGTGCGGCGGATGGTGGCGGCGACGTCCTGCATGTGCAGCATGCGCCGCTCGCCGCGCACCCGGACCACGCAGGCCAGCGTGGCCAGCACTCCGCCGATGCCGGCGAGGACGAGGTCGGGCAGGCCGGCCTGGTACTCGTGCGGCAGCACGGCGTCCGCGCCGATGTAGGTGGCGGGCGCGAGCACCGCGAAGACGGCCGTGCCCCACACCCCGCAGATCGCGGCGGCGATACCGGGCACCAGCACGATCCAGGACAGGATCCGGAAGTCCTCGGTGGTCCTGAAGTCGACGAGCACGATGGCGACGAGCAGCAGCAGCGGCGGCACCCAGGCGAGGCTCCGGCCACGCACCCGCAGCAGCTCCGGCCGCTCCGCGTCACCCTGCAGCCCGGTCGCCCCGTCGCTGACCGCCCTCATGGCCCTCAGCGAAACACGGCGTTCGCCGCGCCGCATCCGGGTACCCGGGGTGTCGCGCCATCGCAACCGACACCCATCGCGAACCGACACCTACCGCGAACCGACACCTTCCGTCGACTTGCCAGCCGACCTCCCCAGGTGTGCCCTGGAGGGCGGGGGGCGAGGAGAGAGGAGTGCTCCCATGGCTCATGCGGCACCCGCGCCCGGCGGACGGGCTTCCGGGACGGGTACGGCCGGCAGGGGCGGCCTGCCCGATGTGTTCAGCGAGCGGACGCACCGCGTCGCGAGCGTGGCCGTACCGGTCGTCCTCGGGCTGGTCTACGGCTACTGGGCCGCGGCGAACCGGCGCTCCGGCGGTGAGATCACCGGCTGGAACCTGCTCTTCGGCTTTGTCACGGCGGCCGCGTTCATGGTGCTCTACGTCGCCGTGCGCTGGGTCGCCTCGCGCACGATCCGCGAGGTGCACGCGATCCTGTGGTCCGCCTTCGCGGGCTGCGCGTTCGGTTTCCTCTACGACCAGACCGACAAGTCCGTCCTGCGGTCCGCGATCATGGGGCTCGTGATCGGCGCCGCCGTCTTCGCAGTGCTGTTCTACCGGTACTACACGCACGAGGACGCCCAGGGCCGCCGTACCGCCTGAAGGAGCGCACGGTTCGGCCCCGGCCGCTCGCCGACACGGCGGCCGGGGCCGAACCGTTCCCCTTCATCCACCCACGAGACCCGGCCTCCTCACTCCTCCCGATCCATGAGACACCCGTTCGGGTGAACCCTCCACCGGAGAGCGACGCCGTGCCGCCGTCTGCAGGCACACCGCTGGCACCGCGGCCCCCGTGACCGTTGCCTGAACGGGTGCCCACACGTCTGCGGAACGCCCTGTCGGCAGCGCTGATCGCCCTGTCGTGCCTCCTCGTGCCGTTCGGCGTGCTCGCGGCCTGGGTGGTCCACGGGCTGTCCGACACCGGCAGATACGTCACGACGATGGCGCCGCTCGCCACCGATCCGGCGGTGCGGGGCGCGGTCGCGGACGCCGTGGAGGCCGGGATCATGCGCGTGGTCGACGACCGGCCGGCGGCGTCGCCCGGTACCGGCTCCGTACGCCCCTTCGTGGACGACGCGGTCCGCTCGTTCACCCGCACCGAGGCCTTCCGCACGGCGTGGGACACGGGCAACCGGGAGCTGCACGACGCCGTGCTGCGCGCCCTGCGGGACGAGCGCGAGCGCGCGGTCACCGTCGATCTCGCCCCGATCACCGCCCAGGTCAAACACCGCCTCGCCGCCGACCACGTCCCGTTCGCACACCGCATCCCGGTCACGCACGCCGAGGTCGACGTGCTCGCGGCCGATGAACTGGACCGGCTCAGAAAGGGCTACCACGTGCTAGAAGTCGCCGGATTCTGGCTGCCCGTCGCGGGCGCCGTGCTCGCCGTCACCGGTATCGCCATCGCCGCGTGCCGCCGCCGCGCGGTCATGGCGACCGCCCTGGGCACGGCGCTCGGGGGCGCGTTCCTGGCTCTGGCGGTGGTGATCGGCCGCCGGCTCACCCTGGCCGACCTGCCGGAGGCGGCCCACCGTCCGGCCGCGGGCGCGATCTACGACGCCCTGACGGCGACCCTGCGCACGGTGTCCTGGCTGCTGTTCGCCCTCGGTATGGCGGTGGCCCTGGTCTGCCGGGTCACGGAGCACTTCGCGCAACGCCGGCGAGCGTCCGGGGCGGCGCCCACCACTGACCCGACCCCCGAGCAGACCCGAGCCCGAGTCTGACGACAAACCCCGCGCACGGGTCCCCTCTCGACCCGACCACACCCTCCGTTCACGGCCCGCCACACCCTCCGCCCGCGCGCCCGACCACACCCTCCGCCCGCGCGCCCGATCACAGAACACGTGGCGCAACGCCGGCGAGCGTCCGCAGCGCGCCCCGCAGATCCGGCTCGGGAGCAGACGCGAGTCCGAGTCTGACCGCGTCCGGCGTGCGGTTCGGGTCGACGGCGAAGGCGGGACCGGGCGTCACCGCGATGCCGTGCGCGGCCGCGGCGGCCGTGAAGGTGTCCGCCCGCCATGGCGCGGGCAGCTCCCACCAGGCGAAATAGGCGCGCGGGTCGGACCGTACGGCGAACCCCCGCAGTTCCTCGGCCACCACCCGCTGCCGCCCCGCCGCATCGGCTCTCTTCTCCTCGACCAGCCGCTCCACCACCCCCTCCCCGATCCACCGCACCGCGGCCTGAACCGCGAACCGCCCCGCACTCCACCCACCGGACCGCACGGCCCCCGCCACCGCCTCGGCCCGCCCTTCCGGCACGACGACGAACCCCACGGTCAGCCCGGGCGCGACCCGCTTGGAGAGACCGTCGACGACGTGGACGAGCCCGGGCGCGTGGACGGCGAGGGGGTCGTCGTCGGTGAGGAACGACCAGATGCGGTCCTCCACGACGGGGATGTTCAGATCGAGCACCGCGCGCGCGAGCCCGCGCCGCCGCTCGGGAGGGGTCGTCACCGAGGTCGGGTTGTGCAGGGTCGGCTGGAGGTACAGCGCGGCCAGCGGAGCGGTGCGGTGGGCAGCGGCGACGGACTCCGCGAGCGGGCCCTCCTCGTCCGTGGCCAGCGGCACCAGCGTGATGCCGAGCCGGGCGGCGATCTCCTTGACCACGGGATACGTCAGCGCCTCGACGCCGACCCGGCCGCCGGGCCGGACCAAGGAGGCGAGGGTGGCGGCGACGGCTTGGCGGGCGTTGCCGGTGAACAGCAGCCGGTCGGGGTCGGGCCGCCAGCCCCGGGTGGCGAGCAGTCCGGCCACCGCCCGGCGGGCCTCGGGCGTGCCGGTGGCGGGGACCGGGCGCAGGGCGTCGGCGAGAACGTCGGGGCGCAGGAGCGGCGCGAGGCCGGGCGCGAGAAGCTCCGGCTCACCCGGCGCCGACGGGTAGTTGAGCTCCAGGTTGACCGGCACGGCGGTCGCCGCCTCGACGAGCGCACGCCCGCTTCCCTCCGGAGCGGCCCGCACGAAGGTCCCGCGACCGACCTCCCCGACCACCAGCCCCCGCCGCACGAGCTCGGCGTACACCCGCCCCGCCGTGGACCCGGCGATCCCACGCCGCCGCGCGAACGCCCGCTGCGGAGGCAGCCGTTGGCCCGGCTTGAGCCGCCCGGCGGCGATGTCGTCGGCGATGCGATCAGCAATCCGCCGAAAGTCACTCACAAGCCCGCCCTCCCACAGTCCTCCCGAGATTGCACCGAGGGCAAAGATCCTATTGCACCGAGGAGCTGAGCGGATCTAGGGTCGTCGACATGAGCCCCTTCCTCGCATACGAGGACAAAGGCGCCGATCTCGGCGCTGATCTCCCCTCCGTCCCCCTCGTCCTCGTCCACGGCCACCCCTTCGACCACACGATGTGGACCCCGCAGATCGAGAAGTTCTCCACCACCCGCCGGGTCGTCGCCCCCGACCTGCGCGGCTACGGCGCCTCCCCGGTCGTCCCCGGCATCACCCCGCTGGCCGCCTTCGCCGAGGACATCGAAACCCTGCTGGACGACCTCGGGCTGGAGACCTTCGTACTGGCGGGCCTGTCGATGGGCGGCCAGATCGTCATGGAGTGCTACGCCCGCTTCCCCGACCGCGTCCGCGGCCTGGTCCTCGCCGACACCTTCCCGGCGGCGGAGACGGACGACGGCAGGCGGACGCGGAACGCCATGGCGGACCGGCTGCTGCGCGAGGGCATGCGCGGATACGCCGACGAGGTGCTGGAGAAGATGGTCGCGCCGTACGCCGCCGCCGAGGTCAAGGCCCACGTCCACCGCATGATGACGGCGACCCCGCCCGAGGGCGCCGCGGCGGCCCTGCGCGGCCGCGCCGAACGCCCCGACTACCGCGACCTGCTGACCCGCGTCACCGTCCCCGCCCTGGTCGTCGTGGGCGCCGACGACACCTACACCCCCGTCCCGGACGCGGAGGCGATGCACGCGGCGCTGCCGGACTCGACACTCCGGGTGATCGAGCGCGCGGCACACATGCCGAACCTGGAGCGGGCGGGGGAGTTCAACGAGGCGCTGGGGGAGTTCCTGGCGAAGGTCCACGACTAGTGGGTGGTCGGCCCAGCCGTGGCTTTCGGGAAGCAGGTCAGTGACGAGGACGGTCCGAATGTGATCGCCTTCGCCGGACCTGACGGCACGGGATGGCCCGAAGAGGCGACGCGTGGTTGCCGAGCCCGCTGATGTGTGGCACAGCCGAGACACGGGGCGGAGCGGTGTTCCAGGAAGCGGTCAGGCGCAGCCGCTGTGTGTGGTGCATGGGCAGTGTGTCGGGTGATGCGGGCCGTGAAGCACACGTTGAACTGTGTCCCGACCAGTCCTGTGATCTCCACATCGAGGCCGGTCTCTTCCTTGACCTCTCGTACAGCCGTCCCGGGCAGCGAGTCGCCAAGGTCCATCCCCCCGCCCGGCAGAGCCCACAGGTCGTTGTCCCTGCGGCGCTGCAGGAGGGTCCGCCCCTTGTCGTCCGACTCACCCTCGCACAGCTCGGCCGGCCGCCCGCCACTTCACCCGAGGCCGCGATTGGGCCCGTTTGAGAGGGTCAGCGCCCCTTCGCCGGAGCACGGGCCGCGAGTACCGGGATGGAAGCGATCTTCTGTGCGTCCAGATGTTCCCAGACCAGTCCGGCCGGGCGGTGCGGTGACCGGCAGGAGATGACCTCGTCGGGTGTGACGATCAGGTCCACCCCGAAGTCGTGATCGGTTGCCGGGAGATCCTCGTCCAGCACCTGAAGTGAGTGGACCGTGGACACGACCACCGTGCGGTCGCTGATCAGCCCGGCCTCCATCAGGAACGCGAACTCAAGATCCGAATACCCCGCTCCCTTGCCGATGCGCACCCCCGCCCGATTTACCGCGACGCTCCCGACGACCACCAAGTCGACGGGCTGGAGATCGACAACGTCGACTCGTGGGGCCACAGTTGCCGCAACCTTGCTGGATGCCGCCTCCTGCGGTGGGACGGACAGCGCGGCGGGGTCGAGGAGGTAGAAGGGGCGGGGGTCGGCGAGTTTCGGCACCGCCATGAAGACCGTTTTCCCCTCGGCGAGAGCGCGAGCGCGCACGGGCAGTTGG
It encodes:
- a CDS encoding DUF397 domain-containing protein, which encodes METSQQLRSATWRKSSYSGSSGGDCVECAPLGGAVWRKSSYSSSSGGDCVEVAPLTPHIAVRDSKNPDVGTLTLSPEAYVAFVSHVGR
- a CDS encoding helix-turn-helix domain-containing protein; translated protein: MPNIRKLDPTASPLDYFGSELRRYRESAGMSQGDLGDCIFCTGSLVGQIETAHKVPTREFAERADAALLTDGCFSRLVGLVLRSQLPTWFQPYAEMEAKATYISTYQSQVVYGLLQTEEYARAVLGAPQPENLDERVAARMERQRIVQKEKPPLVWVVLDEAVLYRPMGGREVMRSQLAHLLSFRDQRRLKIQVLPFSAGEHPGLPGAFNLLRFDDDPDVVYTEDFIQGHMTANPDSVSEGWLHYDQLRAAALSVRDSAELIAHVMEERYGDQPAAEERDVA
- a CDS encoding ATP-binding protein, translating into MNHVTARPEEGLGPRYGATFPILGEHSARHLRRILRLYLAAWGMDDLYDPASLALTELLANVVRHCPDRRAAVLILRLPEGRGLRVEVTDASPYPPLSTAVDELADGGRGVVIVDAVTDRWGWVPLTDRPGKTVWFECDTKAAGEREVNDERRERDGC
- a CDS encoding NPP1 family protein, translating into MSQTAKPRRRSRLAQAAVVLGSAAALTVGLTGSASAGVLNPLPWNASTFQSKYMPRFDYDTDGCFPAAAVDAGGHLNGGLKNSGSITGQCRDGHLGRANTYSQSLCRNGWCAYVYALYFEKDQTLNGADAFGHRHDWESVVVFQKQGEERPRYLAASRHGGYSTHPINEVPMDGNHVKIVYHKDGASTHAFRFAKWGEDTEAWGPGNQWDTPALVTMEQMDKTPRDALWNSTWGRANFPLTNNLVSNINKARPGEVPAF
- a CDS encoding PP2C family protein-serine/threonine phosphatase, coding for MRAVSDGATGLQGDAERPELLRVRGRSLAWVPPLLLLVAIVLVDFRTTEDFRILSWIVLVPGIAAAICGVWGTAVFAVLAPATYIGADAVLPHEYQAGLPDLVLAGIGGVLATLACVVRVRGERRMLHMQDVAATIRRTVLRPLPPGWGGLEHAAVYLAADSEARVGGDFYDIQSGRYGTRVILGDVQGKGLGAVEAAAALLGTFREAGYHEPDLAAVAARLEERMRRHCRMRVALGREDGDRFATAVLIGFPDGDRDVVDAVVLGHECPLVVGSGGVRSLPPDHGLPLGMGELAPADGPPPVLRVPLRPGETLLLTTDGVTEARDGAGDFYPLAADLAEAVAADPDLGWPPRLVAFVRERTLRHCGGRLADDTTVFAVRRRSGVGNAGNGDGNGRLQA
- a CDS encoding aminotransferase-like domain-containing protein; protein product: MSDFRRIADRIADDIAAGRLKPGQRLPPQRAFARRRGIAGSTAGRVYAELVRRGLVVGEVGRGTFVRAAPEGSGRALVEAATAVPVNLELNYPSAPGEPELLAPGLAPLLRPDVLADALRPVPATGTPEARRAVAGLLATRGWRPDPDRLLFTGNARQAVAATLASLVRPGGRVGVEALTYPVVKEIAARLGITLVPLATDEEGPLAESVAAAHRTAPLAALYLQPTLHNPTSVTTPPERRRGLARAVLDLNIPVVEDRIWSFLTDDDPLAVHAPGLVHVVDGLSKRVAPGLTVGFVVVPEGRAEAVAGAVRSGGWSAGRFAVQAAVRWIGEGVVERLVEEKRADAAGRQRVVAEELRGFAVRSDPRAYFAWWELPAPWRADTFTAAAAAHGIAVTPGPAFAVDPNRTPDAVRLGLASAPEPDLRGALRTLAGVAPRVL
- a CDS encoding alpha/beta fold hydrolase encodes the protein MSPFLAYEDKGADLGADLPSVPLVLVHGHPFDHTMWTPQIEKFSTTRRVVAPDLRGYGASPVVPGITPLAAFAEDIETLLDDLGLETFVLAGLSMGGQIVMECYARFPDRVRGLVLADTFPAAETDDGRRTRNAMADRLLREGMRGYADEVLEKMVAPYAAAEVKAHVHRMMTATPPEGAAAALRGRAERPDYRDLLTRVTVPALVVVGADDTYTPVPDAEAMHAALPDSTLRVIERAAHMPNLERAGEFNEALGEFLAKVHD
- a CDS encoding 5-formyltetrahydrofolate cyclo-ligase; its protein translation is MHTRMDQEKQHVRERVWGLLDASGAVLDATAHGRIPNFKGSETAAGRLAELIGWRNASVIKAVPDKAQLPVRARALAEGKTVFMAVPKLADPRPFYLLDPAALSVPPQEAASSKVAATVAPRVDVVDLQPVDLVVVGSVAVNRAGVRIGKGAGYSDLEFAFLMEAGLISDRTVVVSTVHSLQVLDEDLPATDHDFGVDLIVTPDEVISCRSPHRPAGLVWEHLDAQKIASIPVLAARAPAKGR